From a single Streptomyces sp. NBC_00377 genomic region:
- a CDS encoding DUF3145 domain-containing protein: MTTRGVLYVHSAPRALCPHVEWAVAGVLGTRVNLDWIRQPAAPGTWRSEFSWKAEPGTASKLASALRGWHLLRFEVTAEPCATAEGERYSCTPDLGIFHAVTGIHGDILIPEDRLRAALLRSRRGETDLEAELSKLLGKPWDDELEPFRYAGEGAPVRWLHQVV, translated from the coding sequence GTGACGACACGTGGAGTTCTGTACGTGCACTCCGCGCCGCGCGCGCTGTGCCCGCACGTCGAGTGGGCCGTCGCGGGGGTGCTCGGCACGCGCGTCAACCTCGACTGGATCCGGCAGCCCGCCGCGCCGGGCACCTGGCGCTCGGAGTTCTCCTGGAAGGCCGAGCCCGGCACGGCGTCCAAGCTGGCCTCCGCGCTGCGCGGCTGGCACCTGCTGCGCTTCGAGGTCACCGCCGAGCCCTGCGCCACCGCCGAGGGCGAGCGCTACAGCTGCACTCCCGACCTCGGCATCTTCCACGCCGTCACCGGCATCCACGGCGACATCCTCATCCCCGAGGACCGGCTGCGCGCGGCCCTGCTGCGCAGCCGGCGCGGCGAGACCGACCTGGAGGCCGAACTCTCCAAGCTCCTAGGCAAGCCGTGGGACGACGAGCTGGAACCGTTCAGATACGCGGGCGAGGGAGCCCCCGTGCGCTGGCTGCACCAGGTGGTGTGA
- a CDS encoding beta-ketoacyl-[acyl-carrier-protein] synthase family protein, which produces MSPTNRTVVVTGIGATTPLGGDAASTWEGLVAGKSGVKVLEQEWAADQAVRIAAPVAVEPLEVIPRPQARKLDRSAQFALIAAQEAWKDAGFSGKAGTVAPDADASDDGRGDVDPDRLGAVIASGIGGVTTLLDQYDVLKEKGVRRVSPHTVPMLMPNSPSANVGLLVGARAGVHTPVSACASGAEAIGYAIEMIRTGRADVVVAGGTEAAIHPLPIAAFGNMMAMSKNNENPQGASRPYDIARDGFVMGEGAGVIVLESAEHAARRGARVYAEAVGQGISSDAHDIVQPEPEGRGIAHALQNLLDNTDLNPAEIVHVNAHATSTPAGDVAELKALRKVFGDDADHFAVSATKSMTGHLLGGAGGVESVATILALYNRVAPPTINVENLDPEAEANADIVRGEARKLPVEGRIAALNDSFGFGGHNVVLAFRTV; this is translated from the coding sequence GTGAGCCCGACCAATCGCACCGTGGTCGTCACCGGTATCGGCGCAACCACACCGCTGGGTGGCGACGCAGCCTCTACCTGGGAGGGTCTGGTCGCCGGTAAGTCCGGTGTCAAGGTCCTGGAGCAGGAGTGGGCGGCCGACCAGGCCGTCCGCATCGCGGCCCCGGTCGCGGTGGAACCCCTCGAGGTCATCCCGCGGCCGCAGGCCCGCAAGCTGGACCGCTCGGCGCAGTTCGCGCTGATCGCGGCCCAGGAAGCCTGGAAGGACGCCGGCTTCTCCGGCAAGGCCGGCACTGTCGCGCCGGACGCCGACGCGTCGGACGACGGCCGGGGCGATGTCGACCCCGACCGGCTCGGCGCGGTCATCGCCTCCGGCATCGGCGGCGTGACCACCCTGCTCGACCAGTACGACGTGCTGAAGGAGAAGGGCGTCCGCCGCGTCTCCCCGCACACCGTGCCCATGCTGATGCCGAACAGCCCGTCCGCCAACGTGGGCCTGCTCGTGGGCGCCCGCGCGGGCGTGCACACGCCGGTCTCGGCGTGCGCGTCGGGCGCGGAGGCCATCGGCTACGCCATCGAGATGATCCGTACGGGCCGCGCCGACGTCGTCGTCGCCGGTGGTACGGAGGCGGCGATCCACCCGCTGCCCATCGCCGCGTTCGGCAACATGATGGCGATGTCCAAGAACAACGAGAACCCGCAGGGCGCCTCGCGTCCCTACGACATCGCCCGCGACGGCTTCGTCATGGGCGAGGGCGCCGGCGTGATCGTCCTGGAGTCCGCCGAGCACGCCGCCCGGCGTGGAGCCCGCGTGTACGCGGAGGCGGTCGGCCAGGGCATCTCCTCCGACGCCCACGACATCGTGCAGCCGGAGCCCGAGGGCCGCGGCATCGCGCACGCCCTCCAGAACCTGCTGGACAACACCGACCTGAACCCGGCGGAGATCGTGCACGTCAACGCGCACGCCACATCGACGCCGGCCGGTGACGTGGCTGAACTGAAGGCGCTGCGCAAGGTCTTCGGCGACGACGCGGACCACTTCGCGGTCTCCGCGACCAAGTCGATGACCGGTCACCTGCTGGGCGGCGCGGGCGGCGTGGAGTCCGTGGCGACGATCCTGGCGCTGTACAACCGGGTCGCCCCGCCGACCATCAACGTCGAGAACCTCGACCCCGAGGCCGAGGCCAACGCGGACATCGTGCGGGGCGAGGCGCGCAAGCTGCCCGTCGAGGGCCGTATCGCCGCGCTGAACGACTCGTTCGGGTTCGGCGGGCACAACGTGGTCCTGGCGTTCCGGACGGTCTGA